From Leptospira ryugenii, a single genomic window includes:
- a CDS encoding isochorismatase family protein, with protein MSQLPSILITQCLQNDFTSLLDKYDPLPNALHIGYAEANRLLGEMVENGPVYSLVDWAYHTPKEKLEIIHIRDWHNSEAADQADHLRQFGNHCIQNTKGAEFVFEPWVKGQEVRHHIVNASGLNDFVDTNLESILKPYAKEKIKVGITGVWTEAKVSFLAYDLKTRYPNFEIAVCSALTASSSLGMHFIALDQMKQILGVQIFPSIGSFTQFLTGSQPDLGKKIPSHSRIDAGHLKLDPKYPISQIDQSILNYLFRDCKEAEFKTLDGGFSGNVVLKSKSIDVLGHSQVPCVVKIGDRDLIAKERTSFERIQEVLGNNAPAIVDFCELEDRGAIKYRYAAMLDGNIRTFQKLYAETDDFVLIDKTLEIVFLQQLGRLYEAGNSEKLNLLEYYDFQHKYAKGVRSRVEKLVIGETNGATIEIFSGARVNNPCQFYEHDLLQLKEYNAVNHNLAYIHGDLNGANIILDSQNNVWLIDFFHTHRGHIIRDLLKLENDILYIFTKIETEVEWQEAIQLSQHLFAHADLGIPLPMESTIKISHPKLRKAYRTIAKLRSFYPSLVKLDRDPYQMHVGLLRYAMHTLSFDECNEVQKKWALHSGATLIDLVKQYIRKSKTLRIDFIKSEGITEQNDIKRIGLTILPGRKDRGRNLKEDILEMKAQNIGSIISLITEPEYQSYGVTDLKKEYENVGFQTLYLPILDQRAPTVEQTINVLQWIDDKLKTSKKNVMIHCVGGLGRSGTLAAAYLIWKHGMLVDNAIKLIRESRGERAIESIEQEEFLERFARSI; from the coding sequence ATGTCACAATTGCCGTCGATTCTCATTACACAATGTCTTCAGAATGATTTTACATCTCTTTTGGACAAATATGACCCACTTCCAAATGCTCTTCACATAGGTTACGCTGAAGCAAATCGTTTGTTAGGTGAGATGGTAGAAAATGGACCTGTGTATTCTTTGGTAGATTGGGCATATCATACTCCCAAAGAAAAACTTGAAATCATTCACATTCGAGATTGGCACAATTCAGAGGCAGCAGACCAAGCGGACCATTTACGCCAGTTTGGAAATCATTGCATTCAAAATACAAAAGGTGCAGAGTTTGTATTTGAACCTTGGGTCAAAGGACAAGAGGTACGCCACCATATTGTAAATGCCTCTGGACTTAATGACTTTGTAGATACAAATCTTGAATCCATCTTGAAGCCTTACGCAAAGGAAAAAATTAAAGTTGGAATCACTGGCGTATGGACAGAAGCAAAGGTTAGTTTTTTAGCCTACGACCTAAAAACGAGATACCCAAATTTTGAAATCGCAGTTTGTTCTGCATTGACTGCCAGTTCTTCTCTAGGAATGCATTTTATAGCACTTGATCAAATGAAACAAATCTTAGGTGTCCAGATTTTTCCTTCGATCGGTAGCTTCACCCAATTCTTAACAGGCTCACAACCTGATCTAGGGAAAAAGATCCCTTCTCATAGCCGAATTGACGCAGGTCACTTAAAACTTGATCCAAAGTACCCAATCTCACAGATCGACCAAAGTATCTTGAACTATCTTTTCCGAGATTGCAAAGAAGCAGAATTCAAAACATTGGATGGAGGTTTTTCTGGGAATGTAGTTCTGAAATCTAAATCAATCGATGTACTTGGCCATAGCCAGGTTCCTTGCGTTGTAAAAATTGGTGATCGTGACTTGATAGCAAAGGAAAGAACTTCCTTTGAGCGGATCCAAGAAGTTTTAGGTAACAATGCACCAGCTATCGTTGATTTTTGTGAGCTGGAAGATAGAGGAGCAATCAAATACCGGTATGCTGCCATGTTGGATGGAAATATTCGAACTTTCCAGAAATTGTATGCAGAGACAGATGATTTTGTATTGATCGATAAAACCTTAGAAATTGTTTTTTTACAACAGTTGGGTAGACTCTATGAAGCAGGCAATTCAGAAAAGTTAAACCTTTTAGAATATTATGACTTTCAACATAAATATGCTAAAGGTGTACGATCACGGGTAGAAAAATTAGTTATCGGAGAGACAAACGGAGCAACTATTGAAATCTTCTCGGGAGCAAGAGTAAACAATCCATGCCAGTTTTATGAACATGATTTACTGCAACTCAAAGAATACAATGCGGTAAACCATAATCTAGCCTATATCCACGGTGATCTCAACGGAGCAAACATCATTTTAGATTCTCAGAACAATGTTTGGCTGATCGATTTTTTTCATACACACCGTGGCCATATCATTCGAGACCTGTTAAAGTTAGAAAATGATATCCTTTACATTTTCACGAAAATTGAAACAGAAGTAGAATGGCAGGAGGCAATCCAACTCAGCCAACACTTATTTGCACATGCGGATTTGGGTATTCCACTTCCAATGGAGAGTACCATCAAAATCTCTCATCCAAAATTACGGAAAGCTTATCGCACTATAGCAAAATTAAGATCATTCTATCCTTCTTTGGTAAAACTAGATCGTGATCCATACCAAATGCATGTAGGTCTCCTTCGCTATGCTATGCATACATTATCCTTTGATGAATGTAATGAAGTTCAAAAAAAATGGGCACTCCATTCTGGTGCTACACTCATCGATTTAGTAAAACAGTACATTCGAAAATCCAAAACTCTCCGGATTGATTTTATAAAGTCCGAGGGAATAACGGAACAAAATGATATAAAAAGAATCGGGCTTACGATCTTACCAGGAAGAAAAGACCGAGGACGAAATCTAAAAGAAGACATTCTTGAGATGAAAGCGCAAAATATCGGTTCTATCATATCTTTGATTACCGAACCTGAATACCAAAGTTATGGAGTTACGGATTTAAAGAAAGAATACGAAAATGTAGGATTCCAAACTTTATATTTGCCTATACTTGACCAAAGAGCACCCACCGTCGAACAAACAATCAATGTTTTACAGTGGATAGATGATAAACTCAAAACAAGTAAGAAAAACGTAATGATACATTGTGTAGGAGGATTGGGTAGGTCGGGAACCTTGGCCGCAGCATATTTGATTTGGAAGCATGGAATGTTGGTAGACAATGCCATCAAACTCATACGTGAGTCCAGAGGGGAAAGAGCAATTGAATCTATTGAACAAGAAGAGTTTTTGGAAAGGTTTGCCAGGTCAATTTAA
- a CDS encoding lysophospholipid acyltransferase family protein — MKIYFRVIPLIFGKANPFLMKGLIKAAKGEKEERIESFLEGSRVWAQDVIKVTNTKLFLMNEINPPKKNHMIFLNHVNEIDFPFDCYVIGKPYLANQVIKKTVFAYWWMLAMGSQVFDNSRAMSIVVSVKNLLEGLKTTSYIVYPEGRNTYTEEIQPLKKGMIKIAFDQKIPIYLALKSGITTYQQYQKNNVIGYMEVGHIDPKEFSTYEALQSHLFDLMFKKKKELDQFVLAKKQELGL, encoded by the coding sequence ATGAAGATCTATTTCCGTGTCATTCCCCTTATTTTTGGGAAGGCAAATCCATTTCTTATGAAAGGATTGATCAAGGCTGCAAAGGGTGAAAAGGAAGAAAGAATAGAATCCTTTTTAGAAGGTTCACGTGTATGGGCACAAGATGTGATCAAAGTGACCAATACAAAACTTTTTCTAATGAATGAGATCAACCCTCCCAAAAAGAATCATATGATTTTTTTGAATCATGTGAATGAGATAGACTTTCCGTTCGACTGTTATGTGATCGGAAAACCATATTTAGCAAACCAAGTCATTAAAAAAACAGTATTTGCCTATTGGTGGATGTTAGCGATGGGTTCGCAGGTATTCGATAACTCAAGAGCCATGTCCATTGTAGTATCGGTTAAAAATCTCTTGGAAGGATTAAAGACAACATCGTATATAGTCTACCCGGAAGGGAGAAATACTTACACAGAAGAGATTCAACCTCTTAAGAAAGGGATGATTAAAATCGCTTTCGACCAAAAGATTCCCATTTATTTGGCATTGAAGTCAGGTATCACAACCTACCAGCAATACCAAAAAAACAATGTCATCGGTTATATGGAAGTCGGTCATATCGATCCAAAAGAATTCTCAACATATGAGGCCTTACAAAGCCACCTCTTTGATCTGATGTTCAAAAAGAAAAAGGAACTAGATCAATTTGTTTTGGCAAAGAAACAAGAGCTTGGTCTTTAA
- a CDS encoding LIC11274 family protein, with protein MKHSILIILLTFATNGFLSAESVSSKAYKKRIELLTYLRELEPMIKNFRGEDAEGKPTALNAPEGKEGFRLKKYNELRRIYQEGLQYYFEGNFNSAYQRFLECQVGVEKVTEELSQLYVLRAEEMMKVAMEKKNPANPLDKALLDVSIEYGKGSYFRHDVLDQAREAPFSRRMYDPKEVHYVYNKYDIEKNMELGYKHLGLAKEARITALKVEKNLEKHQKLQPSHRKYRIENYFAAINLCRDSKANAINIYKLKYPYDNYYLNNSQGKSEARIDETGKPVEGEPVKVDGVTYDFSKNPYIKFDNRLQAMFDVRVPEEYRVDHADLRGRVYDIDSENMVFFKYDQERKKQLNVPNKPATGSTATP; from the coding sequence ATGAAACATTCGATTTTGATAATACTACTGACTTTTGCTACGAATGGCTTTTTGTCAGCAGAATCAGTCTCTAGCAAAGCATACAAGAAGCGTATCGAATTACTCACTTACTTACGTGAGTTAGAACCTATGATTAAGAACTTTCGTGGTGAAGATGCAGAAGGTAAACCAACTGCTCTAAATGCCCCTGAAGGCAAAGAAGGCTTTCGGCTTAAAAAATACAATGAATTGAGGCGAATTTACCAAGAAGGATTGCAATACTATTTCGAAGGTAATTTCAATTCCGCATACCAAAGATTTTTAGAATGCCAAGTTGGTGTTGAAAAAGTAACAGAAGAACTGTCTCAGCTTTATGTTTTACGCGCAGAGGAGATGATGAAGGTAGCGATGGAAAAGAAAAATCCTGCCAACCCACTCGATAAAGCTCTGTTAGATGTGTCTATTGAGTATGGAAAAGGATCTTATTTTCGCCATGATGTGTTAGACCAAGCTCGGGAGGCACCATTCTCTCGAAGAATGTATGATCCAAAGGAAGTACATTATGTTTATAACAAGTACGATATCGAAAAGAATATGGAACTTGGTTATAAACATCTAGGACTTGCCAAAGAAGCTAGGATCACTGCTCTTAAGGTAGAAAAAAACCTTGAGAAACACCAAAAACTCCAGCCTAGCCACAGAAAGTACCGTATTGAAAACTATTTTGCTGCAATCAATCTATGTAGAGATTCAAAAGCAAATGCGATCAATATTTATAAATTAAAATATCCTTATGATAACTACTATCTGAATAACTCTCAAGGCAAATCAGAGGCAAGAATTGATGAGACTGGAAAACCAGTGGAAGGTGAGCCAGTAAAGGTAGATGGTGTAACGTATGATTTCTCCAAAAACCCTTACATCAAATTTGACAATCGTTTACAAGCTATGTTTGATGTTCGTGTCCCTGAAGAATACCGCGTTGACCATGCTGATTTGCGAGGAAGAGTATACGACATCGACTCTGAGAATATGGTATTTTTCAAATATGACCAAGAAAGAAAGAAGCAATTGAATGTTCCGAACAAACCTGCCACCGGTTCAACTGCTACTCCTTAA
- a CDS encoding DUF2225 domain-containing protein yields the protein MSQAAAQSKKVSFRAKEATVCPICDENHQKEQMFQGGGRLIAGKLAQDLRRNYEKNKKFGRVSPLDYVMTVCPRCYYSAFPKDWSTLNPQENEAIRKQTDIRKSYVEKILGPLDFHEDRNIATGAASYLLAYDCYQLRGASIAPTPKKAVCAIRGAWYFSDLQEEFPQLGYDKIRDLLYQKAAVIYGTTLELMQNGQEPVDTAAGMLGPDTDNNWGFDGVIYLNAFLTKKFKDQLAPKPEDQVLLLSRAKRTLARLYGSGKSSKGKPGPIIEMCRELYDEYNAIIEELGGEK from the coding sequence ATGTCCCAGGCAGCCGCACAGTCAAAAAAAGTCTCTTTTCGCGCTAAAGAAGCAACGGTCTGTCCGATTTGCGATGAAAACCACCAAAAAGAGCAGATGTTCCAAGGTGGTGGTAGGCTCATTGCTGGCAAATTAGCCCAGGACCTACGCCGAAATTACGAAAAAAACAAAAAATTTGGCAGGGTGAGCCCACTTGACTATGTGATGACTGTCTGCCCCCGATGCTATTATTCTGCTTTTCCAAAAGACTGGTCCACATTAAATCCACAAGAAAACGAAGCCATTCGCAAACAAACGGACATACGAAAGTCCTATGTCGAAAAAATCCTAGGTCCTCTCGATTTTCATGAAGATCGAAATATAGCTACCGGTGCCGCCTCGTATCTGTTAGCCTATGATTGCTACCAATTGCGTGGCGCAAGCATTGCACCTACTCCTAAAAAAGCTGTCTGTGCGATCCGAGGCGCTTGGTATTTCTCCGATTTGCAGGAAGAGTTTCCCCAATTAGGTTATGACAAGATCCGAGACCTACTCTACCAAAAAGCTGCAGTCATTTACGGAACCACTTTAGAGTTGATGCAAAATGGCCAAGAGCCTGTGGATACGGCCGCAGGGATGCTGGGTCCCGATACAGACAACAACTGGGGATTCGATGGAGTGATCTACTTAAATGCATTCCTCACAAAAAAATTCAAAGACCAATTGGCACCAAAACCAGAAGACCAAGTTCTTTTGTTATCTCGTGCCAAAAGAACCTTAGCTCGGTTATACGGTTCAGGAAAATCTTCAAAAGGGAAACCTGGTCCTATCATTGAAATGTGTAGAGAACTTTACGATGAATACAATGCCATCATCGAGGAATTAGGCGGAGAGAAATAA
- the truA gene encoding tRNA pseudouridine(38-40) synthase TruA — protein sequence MPNYALCVEYDGAAFHGWQRQSQLPSVQASLEQALSILLNKNPHTHLSVAGRTDTGVHAKGMICNFKSEIPIQNPHQFIVSLNALSSRGLSVKGMMEVPDEFHSRFSCTAREYCYQIFYSKYESVHYREKALWIKTKVDWDRIQRELPALVGEKDFRSFTKKSSMEGKRAIREILSVRLSQHFEVPEIYQIWIKADGFMHNMVRIIIGTLLDIGKGRWESRSIESIISEADRSQAGITLPPHGLYFIRATYQDYPQINELYQAHFP from the coding sequence TTGCCAAATTATGCACTTTGCGTTGAATACGATGGTGCAGCATTTCATGGTTGGCAGCGCCAATCTCAACTTCCAAGCGTTCAGGCAAGTTTAGAACAAGCCCTTTCTATCCTCTTAAACAAAAATCCACACACACATCTTTCTGTGGCGGGACGCACCGATACAGGAGTGCATGCCAAAGGAATGATTTGTAATTTTAAATCTGAGATTCCAATACAAAATCCCCACCAATTCATTGTTTCTCTCAATGCCCTCAGTTCCCGAGGTCTATCGGTAAAGGGGATGATGGAAGTGCCAGATGAATTCCACTCCCGTTTTTCCTGCACGGCAAGAGAGTATTGTTACCAGATTTTCTATTCAAAATATGAAAGTGTCCACTACCGCGAGAAAGCGCTTTGGATCAAAACAAAGGTGGATTGGGATAGGATCCAAAGGGAACTACCAGCTTTGGTAGGTGAGAAAGACTTCCGCTCCTTTACCAAAAAAAGTTCTATGGAGGGAAAAAGAGCCATAAGAGAAATCCTATCTGTGCGTCTCAGCCAACATTTTGAGGTTCCCGAAATTTATCAAATTTGGATCAAAGCAGACGGATTTATGCACAATATGGTTCGCATCATAATTGGAACTTTACTAGACATAGGAAAGGGACGTTGGGAATCTAGATCCATAGAATCCATAATTTCGGAAGCTGACCGTTCGCAAGCAGGGATCACCCTTCCTCCCCATGGTTTATACTTTATACGTGCCACATACCAAGACTACCCTCAGATCAATGAACTTTACCAAGCACATTTTCCTTAA
- a CDS encoding LIC11270 family surface protein, giving the protein MKQIRITERLLSFSIVLLILVSCRTRVDLGNETTAPVLSTLFNNRMLLLLKGTYSSDSPIEWSDYNNGTGALYIDSQETGNDPTMTLSGLPLAANLPIYIDIGEIRISSKFSKGFNDLTQIRDSLDSTKFWDFIAPNRQVYCTNPYSIDNDTCQSEGGLLKMQDFLNGTGAQYPSNDPSAKTEVNGLGVFGRQYYYTGIYFRSIVTGYATDAGVPITTTRFDNRVIPGSGLNIVPRNNYTPGTSNAAKSTIVPKMFPVLYSQKATQRDMEIREGFDPYILEVRINFKENLMAHSYLSARNQVITYVGISDIFFDHKGEGDAGGNLIARSRVIYPETASSLVITGGKNSRLHHYAVFRSDETELTTTLPLAATPARSSTKIRYLNAGEYKLVCLGDTTKQDGFPETVVSQTTFSIPEQPFRATYTVELPCPN; this is encoded by the coding sequence ATGAAACAAATTCGTATCACAGAAAGGCTTCTATCCTTCTCTATCGTTCTACTCATATTGGTTAGCTGTCGGACAAGAGTGGATTTAGGAAATGAAACCACTGCCCCAGTACTATCAACTTTGTTCAACAACCGCATGCTACTACTCTTAAAAGGTACCTATTCTTCTGATAGCCCTATAGAATGGTCCGATTACAACAACGGCACGGGAGCACTTTATATCGATTCGCAAGAAACTGGCAATGACCCAACGATGACACTATCAGGCCTTCCTTTAGCCGCCAATCTTCCCATCTATATTGATATTGGTGAGATTCGAATTTCGAGTAAATTCTCAAAAGGCTTCAATGATCTAACGCAAATTAGAGACTCTTTAGACTCGACAAAGTTTTGGGATTTCATTGCACCCAACCGTCAAGTATATTGCACAAATCCATACTCCATCGACAATGATACCTGCCAATCCGAAGGTGGACTCTTGAAAATGCAGGACTTCTTAAATGGAACAGGTGCACAATACCCATCCAATGACCCGTCCGCAAAAACAGAAGTGAATGGCCTGGGAGTATTTGGTAGGCAGTATTACTATACTGGCATTTACTTTCGATCCATTGTGACCGGTTATGCGACCGATGCCGGAGTCCCGATTACAACCACTCGGTTTGACAACCGCGTCATCCCCGGCTCAGGCCTCAATATAGTTCCTAGAAATAATTATACTCCTGGCACTTCCAATGCGGCAAAGAGTACAATCGTACCAAAGATGTTCCCTGTTCTTTACTCCCAAAAGGCAACTCAGAGAGATATGGAAATCAGAGAAGGCTTTGATCCCTACATCTTAGAAGTCCGAATCAATTTCAAAGAAAACCTAATGGCCCACTCCTATCTATCGGCAAGAAACCAAGTCATCACCTATGTAGGGATCAGTGATATTTTCTTTGACCATAAAGGAGAAGGAGATGCGGGAGGAAATTTGATTGCTAGGTCAAGAGTCATTTACCCAGAAACCGCCTCAAGCCTTGTGATCACTGGTGGTAAGAACAGCCGTCTCCACCATTATGCTGTTTTTCGTTCGGACGAAACCGAGCTAACAACTACACTCCCTCTTGCGGCCACTCCCGCTAGAAGCAGCACAAAAATTAGGTATCTGAATGCAGGAGAGTACAAATTGGTCTGTTTAGGGGACACCACCAAACAAGATGGCTTCCCAGAAACCGTCGTCAGCCAAACAACGTTTTCCATTCCAGAGCAACCTTTCCGAGCCACCTACACTGTGGAACTTCCCTGCCCCAATTAG
- a CDS encoding adenylate/guanylate cyclase domain-containing protein codes for MKAKIPFLSQLFQADDGKSLDARFPIRYKLLLIISVVLLLSVSGVIFLASYFFRKDSEVRVKENNIKINEILALKVKSDLQSIRQDVHISAAGIIRNPGQATAIAKELFAVDQSFILIGAYGSGGNTKFEVLNEEFLQNFDYQKSEIQNLMGTIKGKVKKAYSGTTVIWNASPYFRHPMLCLAFPLSESKDTGTILITLVKLDRLLNAFQTSGTVETFLVGDDGSVLAHPDAKIVLSGSKLNDLPIVERMNKAPVDNGQIRYENKEGVYYLGSFKKLGLGGVGVISQVEEERIFAEVNNIQKRNMYLLIIFLALAFIIVYIFAKSLSTPILSLVDSAKRIQNGQFRLNLKATTRDELGVLTNAFVSMGRGLEEREKLKDSFGKFVNTDIAELAAKGQLAIGGERKHVAVFFSDIRSFTSISEKLEPEDVVEFLNQYMSEMVTCVKETGGIIDKFIGDAIMATWGAIRSSGQDSVDAVEASVRMRERLLVFNKGRGSVKKPIIRIGCGINTGYVIAGQIGSSDKMEYTVIGDTVNLASRVESLNKEAGSDILISENTYEEVKHLFNVVSMGEIKVKGKVKAQKIYAVLGRKNDPKCPKTLADLRKLVGIPTPEKKK; via the coding sequence ATGAAAGCAAAGATCCCATTCCTATCCCAACTCTTCCAGGCTGATGACGGTAAATCTCTCGATGCAAGATTCCCCATCCGATACAAACTACTTCTTATCATCTCCGTTGTCTTGCTGCTCTCTGTCTCTGGAGTGATCTTCCTTGCTTCCTATTTTTTCCGAAAAGATAGTGAGGTTCGCGTGAAGGAAAACAACATCAAAATCAATGAGATCTTAGCTTTAAAAGTTAAATCGGATCTACAGTCCATTCGACAGGACGTACACATCAGTGCTGCTGGAATCATTAGAAATCCAGGACAAGCAACTGCCATCGCAAAAGAGTTGTTTGCTGTTGACCAAAGCTTTATTCTCATTGGAGCCTATGGATCGGGTGGCAATACAAAATTTGAAGTCTTAAACGAGGAGTTTCTTCAAAATTTTGATTACCAAAAATCTGAAATCCAAAATTTGATGGGTACTATCAAAGGCAAAGTCAAAAAGGCATACAGTGGTACAACTGTTATTTGGAATGCCAGTCCTTACTTTCGCCATCCCATGCTATGTTTGGCCTTTCCCCTTTCTGAGTCAAAGGATACGGGGACTATTCTCATAACTTTGGTTAAATTAGATCGCCTCTTAAATGCATTCCAAACTTCAGGCACTGTGGAAACATTTCTTGTGGGTGATGACGGTAGTGTCTTAGCGCACCCAGATGCCAAAATCGTACTTTCAGGCTCCAAACTCAATGATCTACCAATCGTCGAAAGAATGAATAAAGCACCAGTGGACAATGGGCAAATTCGTTATGAGAATAAAGAAGGTGTCTATTATCTTGGCTCTTTCAAAAAACTAGGTTTAGGTGGCGTTGGCGTTATTTCACAAGTTGAAGAAGAGAGGATCTTTGCAGAAGTAAACAACATCCAAAAAAGAAATATGTATCTTTTGATCATATTCTTGGCTTTAGCTTTCATCATCGTCTATATCTTTGCAAAATCACTCTCCACACCTATCCTTTCCCTTGTAGATTCAGCGAAGAGGATACAAAATGGTCAATTCAGATTGAATCTTAAAGCAACAACACGAGATGAGTTGGGAGTTCTGACCAATGCCTTCGTCTCCATGGGTCGAGGCCTAGAAGAAAGAGAAAAATTAAAAGATTCATTTGGAAAGTTTGTAAACACTGACATTGCGGAACTCGCAGCGAAAGGCCAACTCGCGATTGGTGGTGAAAGAAAACATGTTGCCGTTTTCTTCTCTGATATTAGAAGTTTTACCTCAATCTCTGAAAAACTTGAACCAGAAGATGTGGTTGAATTTTTGAATCAGTACATGAGTGAAATGGTTACCTGCGTGAAGGAAACAGGTGGTATCATAGATAAGTTCATAGGAGATGCTATCATGGCAACTTGGGGTGCGATTCGCTCTTCTGGCCAAGATTCCGTGGATGCGGTGGAAGCCTCCGTGCGGATGCGGGAAAGACTTCTTGTTTTTAATAAAGGTAGAGGATCGGTCAAAAAACCCATTATCCGAATTGGATGCGGAATTAATACCGGTTATGTGATTGCTGGCCAAATCGGATCATCTGATAAAATGGAATACACAGTTATTGGAGATACCGTTAACCTAGCATCGAGAGTTGAATCTCTTAACAAGGAAGCAGGCTCCGACATTCTAATCTCTGAAAATACCTACGAAGAAGTTAAACATTTGTTCAATGTTGTAAGTATGGGAGAGATAAAGGTAAAAGGTAAGGTAAAAGCTCAGAAAATCTATGCGGTTTTAGGAAGAAAGAATGATCCAAAATGCCCTAAGACTTTGGCAGATTTACGCAAATTAGTTGGCATTCCAACGCCAGAGAAGAAGAAATAG
- a CDS encoding FecR domain-containing protein: MKFEKSDFRVILFLLLVVITFTVLFYRDLNKKIDIGDREIVGTIHFKNNIVQRKLEDQVVWETLENNSPLTNKDTIRSEAFSDAIIRLKDGTEINIDENSMFNLDLSGEKPSLEFSQGSMQVKNTNNSQASSLVIKSQGSEIDVGTGALKLEKEAKKDLNLFVENGTSKIKHNGKEVDVEGGKKASLQEGAEVAVKRIPVRLKNPSSQKLFLMEGQDTNIPFDWEMDPGFYESQIEISRSPQFKLQLVKQSVSGNRFNTRLREGTYYWRVQAKDPKTNKWEISDTGKFFVTADEPLRLDSPANNAEFAFVAEQPMIAFIWPKISTARGYHFELSNQSNFSSKLKSVETESNSVSFDDLKEGTYYWKVIAHSAFPGTPDKSAGPNKFTIKKQDAYPSPHIIRPANGSEVTSEEINKGQAIVIWEGNTELSKYRLEISKDTKFASNVFNKESASNFITPNWKDFGQGTFFVRVRGYSSDGKESEISSPVRFSIVEKKTEEEPKKEETKKEEKTKSVPLELISPLNTVVEMKNKKSLDFSWKGSPDADRYDLVLFQVAGAKRSAIYRNSVKGNSASLKDLSILDEGTFSWELTEYAEGDARQSKKGNFIISLDQLKTLKPADIEFISPKRLYKEGKH; the protein is encoded by the coding sequence ATGAAATTTGAAAAAAGTGATTTTCGCGTTATTCTTTTTCTTTTACTTGTTGTGATCACATTCACAGTGCTTTTTTACAGAGATCTAAACAAGAAAATAGATATTGGAGATAGAGAAATAGTCGGGACAATTCATTTTAAAAACAACATTGTCCAGAGAAAACTTGAAGACCAGGTTGTTTGGGAAACCTTGGAAAACAATAGTCCCCTTACAAATAAAGATACAATTCGTTCAGAAGCATTCTCTGATGCCATCATACGATTGAAAGATGGTACAGAGATCAACATCGATGAGAACTCAATGTTTAACTTAGATCTTTCGGGAGAAAAGCCTAGTTTAGAATTTTCCCAGGGGTCCATGCAAGTGAAAAACACAAACAATTCCCAAGCATCAAGCCTTGTGATCAAATCCCAAGGAAGTGAAATTGATGTAGGAACAGGTGCACTCAAACTTGAAAAAGAAGCCAAAAAAGATCTAAACCTTTTTGTTGAAAACGGAACATCAAAAATCAAACACAACGGTAAAGAAGTTGATGTGGAAGGTGGGAAAAAGGCATCCCTTCAGGAAGGAGCAGAAGTTGCTGTCAAACGAATCCCTGTTAGGCTAAAAAATCCTAGCTCCCAAAAGTTATTCTTAATGGAAGGACAAGATACAAATATTCCTTTCGATTGGGAAATGGATCCAGGTTTCTATGAATCTCAAATTGAGATTTCTAGATCTCCTCAATTCAAACTCCAGCTTGTAAAACAATCTGTAAGTGGAAACCGATTTAATACTCGGCTACGGGAAGGAACTTATTATTGGAGAGTACAAGCAAAAGATCCAAAAACAAACAAATGGGAAATTAGTGATACTGGGAAATTTTTTGTCACAGCTGACGAACCATTACGATTGGATAGCCCTGCAAACAATGCTGAATTTGCATTTGTTGCAGAACAACCGATGATTGCTTTTATCTGGCCAAAGATCAGCACAGCAAGAGGTTATCACTTTGAGCTTTCCAACCAGTCAAACTTTTCTAGCAAATTAAAATCTGTCGAAACAGAATCCAACTCAGTTTCATTTGATGACTTAAAGGAAGGCACTTATTATTGGAAGGTGATCGCGCATTCCGCATTCCCAGGCACACCAGATAAAAGTGCCGGGCCCAATAAATTTACGATAAAAAAACAAGATGCCTATCCTTCACCTCACATCATCCGGCCCGCCAATGGTTCCGAAGTCACAAGCGAAGAAATCAACAAAGGCCAAGCCATTGTGATTTGGGAAGGAAATACTGAATTGAGCAAATATCGCTTGGAGATATCCAAAGATACCAAGTTTGCAAGCAATGTCTTCAATAAGGAATCAGCATCAAATTTTATCACTCCGAATTGGAAGGATTTTGGACAGGGAACCTTCTTTGTAAGAGTACGAGGTTACTCTAGCGATGGAAAGGAAAGTGAAATATCCAGTCCTGTTCGTTTCAGTATCGTAGAGAAAAAAACTGAGGAAGAACCGAAGAAAGAAGAAACCAAAAAAGAAGAAAAAACCAAGTCAGTGCCATTGGAACTCATCTCTCCCTTGAATACGGTCGTGGAGATGAAAAATAAAAAATCATTGGACTTCTCTTGGAAAGGTTCCCCGGATGCTGATCGATATGATCTTGTATTGTTCCAGGTAGCAGGCGCAAAACGATCTGCTATCTATCGAAATTCTGTGAAAGGGAATAGTGCCTCATTGAAAGATCTTTCGATTTTAGATGAAGGCACCTTTTCTTGGGAATTGACAGAATATGCCGAAGGTGATGCTCGCCAAAGTAAAAAAGGAAACTTTATCATTTCTTTGGATCAGCTCAAAACACTCAAACCGGCAGATATTGAGTTCATCTCTCCAAAACGTCTATATAAAGAAGGGAAACACTAA